The following coding sequences lie in one Arachis ipaensis cultivar K30076 chromosome B03, Araip1.1, whole genome shotgun sequence genomic window:
- the LOC107629408 gene encoding uncharacterized protein LOC107629408 isoform X1, translating into MMDTEDQRKTHTPGHESHGVHLCHKCGWPFPNPHPSAKHRRAHKKICGTIEGYKLCSSEEQSRSNGSDDGHGSDDDKKSPGPEVLNIGNKEKDDSGIGDKINRSEDEVFSDAVADFSDSQGVKESLQEGSLDSSTSVERDGKDDPKFSGSSKDSDFNDAVESQLTFESKDGCQNQHTKILQGERVEEENLPELQDQLSGSTATPLSDPIADLGAEESAVVHSKDIFGLSIESHPSKPEAVPDLLPENTVNAGENVTDCNMRSAVLDTISEGKDEVNLIVSDSTTFGLSSESRPEKAEAMPDVLPENDIQAGENVTDFSLTSAALDTNSKGKDKIRSDQDEVETCEGESKMAVKDAMNVGSSPVSDPHKAEVMPDVLPKNKIYADENVRDCVFTSELGTSLKGKDEIKTDVEGVEITVPSDTGVGANEDNSAISVRDAVKLDPQVAGGAVNLKEKDSAEFPSVLGQDDSPLGSNSVVITNASISDVQVESARVQFSNSSDAQTLLEKEEENTNSNILPTSDDRTEVSPSQGEYEDLERVLSRDLSGLDLSDQNNEVTEENSFTFNPSQLTGKNYASPDVHVIDSLDIMNKELVKSEPVAEEMPIEEHTEVSPDKLTVEGSQMSEEIDLSLNERNESHMVHFSVEQGPVDVENSQQISLESISVPSLNESLGNKSFGAETSETSVISIDNTSHHEIKETEIIGVAVNGMDEGANLEDDLHQTDMLLEANQSSNLSKNEHAGEIDKTTRDLCGEPASNQEKRPVISDYVIDEPTGKSMVIECKDIDPKSETREDVREHEECNRSVGTSSESHQAQDEGLLLKATEDVGKHSSLPCINSEPSAQNDSAVKHDQGGQPGKEISGVSATPVQDQSGNDMVKHISSGIDASVYSSSRCDSLEANWGSVSVLSMQSDAHAIIDTETSPSTEVGKSNLINSKAMSEKQPSGKSEMFEAPSFMTLVEPRDAASHKAPASEDQKGKNSSSTLQAGWFTSQTQAMNESQGRNKNEEIIAKVTNWSTPKEHTPLKSLLGEAVHSHSPSSPKLEENLASRKNGKLPQNNGSGLTTVNSILGPESPSAQALINDAAKEWNSPARYPAEMKREKRKAKSRPYWIQLVCCSSVDLQRRQKTAI; encoded by the exons ATGATGGATACTGAAGATCAAAGAAAAACTCACACTCCAG GGCATGAGAGTCATGGAGTTCATCTCTGTCACAAATGTGGATGGCCTTTCCCGAATCCACATCCAAGTGCCAAGCACAGGCGTGCTCACAAGAAGATCTGTGGAACCATTGAAGGTTACAAGCTGTGTTCCTCCGAGGAACAATCTCGCTCAAACGGCTCAGATGATGGACATGGTtctgatgatgataaaaaatccCCAG GTCCAGAGGTCTTGAATATAGGCAACAAGGAGAAGGATGATAGTGGAATTGGAGACAAAATAAATAGATCAGAAGATGAGGTGTTTTCAGATGCAGTTGCAGACTTTTCAGATAGTCAAGGAGTTAAGGAATCTTTGCAGGAAGGTAGTTTGGACTCAAGTACCAGTGTGGAACGGGATGGCAAAGatgatccaaaattttcaggGTCTTCCAAGGACAGTGATTTCAATG ATGCGGTTGAGAGTCAGTTAACTTTTGAGTCAAAGGATGGCTGTCAAAATCAGCACACTAAAATTTTGCAAGGTGAAAGGGTTGAAGAGGAAAACTTACCAGAATTGCAAGATCAATTGTCAGGATCCACTGCGACACCATTATCTGATCCCATTGCAGATTTAGGAGCTGAAGAATCAGCTGTTGTCCATAGTAAAGATATCTTTGGCTTGTCAATTGAATCACATCCCAGCAAACCTGAAGCCGTGCCGGATTTGTTGCCTGAAAATACAGTCAATGCCGGTGAAAATGTGACAGATTGCAATATGAGATCTGCTGTATTGGATACTATTTCGGAAGGAAAGGATGAGGTTAACCTCATAGTTAGTGATTCTACTACCTTTGGTTTGTCATCTGAATCACGTCCTGAAAAAGCTGAAGCCATGCCAGATGTATTGCCTGAAAATGATATCCAAGCTGGAGAAAATGTGACAGATTTCAGTCTGACATCTGCTGCATTGGATACTAATTCGAAAGGGAAGGACAAGATTAGGTCTGATCAGGATGAAGTTGAAACATGTGAAGGGGAGTCTAAAATGGCAGTTAAGGATGCAATGAATGTTGGCTCGTCACCTGTATCAGATCCCCACAAAGCTGAAGTGATGCCAGATGTATTGCCTAAAAATAAGATATATGCTGATGAAAATGTGAGAGATTGCGTTTTTACATCTGAATTGGGGACTAGTTTGAAGGGAAAGGATGAGATCAAAACAGATGTTGAAGGAGTTGAAATTACAGTCCCTTCTGATACTGGTGTTGGTGCAAATGAAGACAACTCTGCAATATCAGTTAGAGATGCAGTTAAATTGGATCCTCAAGTGGCTGGTGGAGCTGTTAATCTGAAGGAAAAAGACAGTGCCGAGTTCCCTTCTGTGCTTGGCCAAGATGATTCCCCACTTGGTTCAAATTCTGTTGTAATAACAAATGCTTCAATAAGTGATGTACAGGTAGAGTCTGCTCGTGTTCAGTTTTCTAATTCTAGTGATGCTCAGACTTTGcttgaaaaggaagaagaaaatactaATTCTAATATCCTTCCTACAAGTGATGATAGAACTGAAGTATCACCATCACAAGGTGAGTATGAAGATCTTGAAAGGGTGCTATCTCGAGATCTTTCAGGCCTAGATTTGTCTGACCAAAACAATGAAGTTACTGAGGAAAATAGTTTTACTTTTAACCCAAGCCAATTGACTGGGAAAAACTATGCCTCTCCAGATGTGCATGTTATTGATAGCTTGGATATCATGAACAAGGAACTGGTCAAAAGTGAGCCTGTGGCTGAAGAAATGCCCATTGAGGAGCACACTGAAGTTTCTCCAGACAAACTTACCGTTGAAGGTTCTCAAATGTCAGAAGAAATTGATTTGTCTTTGAATGAGAGGAATGAGAGCCATATGGTTCACTTTTCTGTAGAGCAAGGACCCGTTGATGTTGAAAATTCGCAGCAGATAAGCTTAGAAAGTATCTCAGTGCCCTCATTAAATGAAAGTCTGGGTAACAAATCCTTCGGTGCTGAGACCAGTGAAACTAGTGTAATCAGCATAGACAACACAAGTCATCATGAGATAAAAGAAACTGAAATAATTGGTGTAGCTGTAAATGGAATGGATGAAGGAGCTAACTTGGAAGATGATCTCCACCAGACTGACATGTTATTGGAAGCCAACCAATCAAGTAACTTATCCAAGAATGAGCATGCTGGTGAAATTGATAAAACTACTCGTGATCTATGTGGGGAACCTGCTAGCAATCAGGAGAAAAGACCGGTTATTTCAGATTATGTAATTGATGAGCCCACAGGAAAGTCAATGGTCATAGAGTGCAAAGATATAGATCCTAAATCAGAAACCCGGGAAGATGTCAGAGAACATGAGGAATGTAATAGATCTGTTGGTACTTCTTCTGAATCACATCAAGCACAGGATGAAGGACTATTACTGAAGGCCACAGAAGATGTTGGGAAGCATTCATCACTGCCTTGTATAAATTCTGAGCCATCTGCTCAGAATGATTCTGCTGTTAAACATGATCAAGGTGGTCAGCCTGGCAAGGAAATTTCTGGTGTTTCTGCGACGCCTGTTCAAGATCAAAGTGGTAATGACATGGTTAAACATATTTCATCTGGAATCGATGCTTCGGTTTACTCCAGTAGCCGGTGTGACAGTTTGGAAGCCAATTGGGGATCTGTTTCAG TTCTCTCAATGCAATCTGATGCACATGCTATTATTGATACTGAAACTTCACCATCAACAGAAGTGGGGAAATCCAACTTGATCAATTCAAAAGCTATGTCTGAGAAACAGCCATCTGGAAAATCAGAAATGTTTGAAGCACCATCTTTCATGACATTGGTAGAACCTAGGGATGCTGCTAGCCATAAAGCACCTGCATCTgaagaccaaaaggggaagaaTTCGAGTTCCACTTTGCAGGCTGGTTGGTTTACCTCTCAAACTCAGGCCATGAATGAGTCTCAAGGGAGAAACAAGAATGAAGAGATAATAGCAAAGGTGACAAACTGGAGCACCCCTAAGGAGCACACCCCTCTGAAGAGCCTCTTAGGTGAGGCTGTTCACAGCCACAGCCCAAGTTCTCCAAAATTGGAAGAAAACTTGGCAAGCAGAAAGAATGGTAAACTTCCACAAAACAATGGTTCTGGATTGACAACTGTTAACTCCATTCTAGGTCCTGAATCGCCTTCAGCTCAAGCTCTGATAAACGACGCTGCAAAAGAATGGAACTCACCGGCAAGATATCCTGCAGAAATGAAGAGGGAAAAGAGGAAAGCCAAGAGCAGACCATATTGGATACAATTAGTATGTTGCTCATCAGTGGATCTTCAGAGAAGGCAAAAAACTGCCATATGA
- the LOC107629408 gene encoding uncharacterized protein LOC107629408 isoform X3: MMDTEDQRKTHTPGHESHGVHLCHKCGWPFPNPHPSAKHRRAHKKICGTIEGYKLCSSEEQSRSNGSDDGHGSDDDKKSPGPEVLNIGNKEKDDSGIGDKINRSEDEVFSDAVADFSDSQGVKESLQEGSLDSSTSVERDGKDDPKFSGSSKDSDFNDAVESQLTFESKDGCQNQHTKILQGERVEEENLPELQDQLSGSTATPLSDPIADLGAEESAVVHSKDIFGLSIESHPSKPEAVPDLLPENTVNAGENVTDCNMRSAVLDTISEGKDEVNLIVSDSTTFGLSSESRPEKAEAMPDVLPENDIQAGENVTDFSLTSAALDTNSKGKDKIRSDQDEVETCEGESKMAVKDAMNVGSSPVSDPHKAEVMPDVLPKNKIYADENVRDCVFTSELGTSLKGKDEIKTDVEGVEITVPSDTGVGANEDNSAISVRDAVKLDPQVAGGAVNLKEKDSAEFPSVLGQDDSPLGSNSVVITNASISDVQVESARVQFSNSSDAQTLLEKEEENTNSNILPTSDDRTEVSPSQGEYEDLERVLSRDLSGLDLSDQNNEVTEENSFTFNPSQLTGKNYASPDVHVIDSLDIMNKELVKSEPVAEEMPIEEHTEVSPDKLTVEGSQMSEEIDLSLNERNESHMVHFSVEQGPVDVENSQQISLESISVPSLNESLGNKSFGAETSETSVISIDNTSHHEIKETEIIGVAVNGMDEGANLEDDLHQTDMLLEANQSSNLSKNEHAGEIDKTTRDLCGEPASNQEKRPVISDYVIDEPTGKSMVIECKDIDPKSETREDVREHEECNRSVGTSSESHQAQDEGLLLKATEDVGKHSSLPCINSEPSAQNDSAVKHDQGGQPGKEISGVSATPVQDQSGNDMVKHISSGIDASVYSSSRCDSLEANWGSVSVY, translated from the exons ATGATGGATACTGAAGATCAAAGAAAAACTCACACTCCAG GGCATGAGAGTCATGGAGTTCATCTCTGTCACAAATGTGGATGGCCTTTCCCGAATCCACATCCAAGTGCCAAGCACAGGCGTGCTCACAAGAAGATCTGTGGAACCATTGAAGGTTACAAGCTGTGTTCCTCCGAGGAACAATCTCGCTCAAACGGCTCAGATGATGGACATGGTtctgatgatgataaaaaatccCCAG GTCCAGAGGTCTTGAATATAGGCAACAAGGAGAAGGATGATAGTGGAATTGGAGACAAAATAAATAGATCAGAAGATGAGGTGTTTTCAGATGCAGTTGCAGACTTTTCAGATAGTCAAGGAGTTAAGGAATCTTTGCAGGAAGGTAGTTTGGACTCAAGTACCAGTGTGGAACGGGATGGCAAAGatgatccaaaattttcaggGTCTTCCAAGGACAGTGATTTCAATG ATGCGGTTGAGAGTCAGTTAACTTTTGAGTCAAAGGATGGCTGTCAAAATCAGCACACTAAAATTTTGCAAGGTGAAAGGGTTGAAGAGGAAAACTTACCAGAATTGCAAGATCAATTGTCAGGATCCACTGCGACACCATTATCTGATCCCATTGCAGATTTAGGAGCTGAAGAATCAGCTGTTGTCCATAGTAAAGATATCTTTGGCTTGTCAATTGAATCACATCCCAGCAAACCTGAAGCCGTGCCGGATTTGTTGCCTGAAAATACAGTCAATGCCGGTGAAAATGTGACAGATTGCAATATGAGATCTGCTGTATTGGATACTATTTCGGAAGGAAAGGATGAGGTTAACCTCATAGTTAGTGATTCTACTACCTTTGGTTTGTCATCTGAATCACGTCCTGAAAAAGCTGAAGCCATGCCAGATGTATTGCCTGAAAATGATATCCAAGCTGGAGAAAATGTGACAGATTTCAGTCTGACATCTGCTGCATTGGATACTAATTCGAAAGGGAAGGACAAGATTAGGTCTGATCAGGATGAAGTTGAAACATGTGAAGGGGAGTCTAAAATGGCAGTTAAGGATGCAATGAATGTTGGCTCGTCACCTGTATCAGATCCCCACAAAGCTGAAGTGATGCCAGATGTATTGCCTAAAAATAAGATATATGCTGATGAAAATGTGAGAGATTGCGTTTTTACATCTGAATTGGGGACTAGTTTGAAGGGAAAGGATGAGATCAAAACAGATGTTGAAGGAGTTGAAATTACAGTCCCTTCTGATACTGGTGTTGGTGCAAATGAAGACAACTCTGCAATATCAGTTAGAGATGCAGTTAAATTGGATCCTCAAGTGGCTGGTGGAGCTGTTAATCTGAAGGAAAAAGACAGTGCCGAGTTCCCTTCTGTGCTTGGCCAAGATGATTCCCCACTTGGTTCAAATTCTGTTGTAATAACAAATGCTTCAATAAGTGATGTACAGGTAGAGTCTGCTCGTGTTCAGTTTTCTAATTCTAGTGATGCTCAGACTTTGcttgaaaaggaagaagaaaatactaATTCTAATATCCTTCCTACAAGTGATGATAGAACTGAAGTATCACCATCACAAGGTGAGTATGAAGATCTTGAAAGGGTGCTATCTCGAGATCTTTCAGGCCTAGATTTGTCTGACCAAAACAATGAAGTTACTGAGGAAAATAGTTTTACTTTTAACCCAAGCCAATTGACTGGGAAAAACTATGCCTCTCCAGATGTGCATGTTATTGATAGCTTGGATATCATGAACAAGGAACTGGTCAAAAGTGAGCCTGTGGCTGAAGAAATGCCCATTGAGGAGCACACTGAAGTTTCTCCAGACAAACTTACCGTTGAAGGTTCTCAAATGTCAGAAGAAATTGATTTGTCTTTGAATGAGAGGAATGAGAGCCATATGGTTCACTTTTCTGTAGAGCAAGGACCCGTTGATGTTGAAAATTCGCAGCAGATAAGCTTAGAAAGTATCTCAGTGCCCTCATTAAATGAAAGTCTGGGTAACAAATCCTTCGGTGCTGAGACCAGTGAAACTAGTGTAATCAGCATAGACAACACAAGTCATCATGAGATAAAAGAAACTGAAATAATTGGTGTAGCTGTAAATGGAATGGATGAAGGAGCTAACTTGGAAGATGATCTCCACCAGACTGACATGTTATTGGAAGCCAACCAATCAAGTAACTTATCCAAGAATGAGCATGCTGGTGAAATTGATAAAACTACTCGTGATCTATGTGGGGAACCTGCTAGCAATCAGGAGAAAAGACCGGTTATTTCAGATTATGTAATTGATGAGCCCACAGGAAAGTCAATGGTCATAGAGTGCAAAGATATAGATCCTAAATCAGAAACCCGGGAAGATGTCAGAGAACATGAGGAATGTAATAGATCTGTTGGTACTTCTTCTGAATCACATCAAGCACAGGATGAAGGACTATTACTGAAGGCCACAGAAGATGTTGGGAAGCATTCATCACTGCCTTGTATAAATTCTGAGCCATCTGCTCAGAATGATTCTGCTGTTAAACATGATCAAGGTGGTCAGCCTGGCAAGGAAATTTCTGGTGTTTCTGCGACGCCTGTTCAAGATCAAAGTGGTAATGACATGGTTAAACATATTTCATCTGGAATCGATGCTTCGGTTTACTCCAGTAGCCGGTGTGACAGTTTGGAAGCCAATTGGGGATCTGTTTCAG TTTATTGA
- the LOC107629408 gene encoding uncharacterized protein LOC107629408 isoform X2 gives MMDTEDQRKTHTPGHESHGVHLCHKCGWPFPNPHPSAKHRRAHKKICGTIEGYKLCSSEEQSRSNGSDDGHGSDDDKKSPGPEVLNIGNKEKDDSGIGDKINRSEDEVFSDAVADFSDSQGVKESLQEGSLDSSTSVERDGKDDPKFSGSSKDSDFNDAVESQLTFESKDGCQNQHTKILQGERVEEENLPELQDQLSGSTATPLSDPIADLGAEESAVVHSKDIFGLSIESHPSKPEAVPDLLPENTVNAGENVTDCNMRSAVLDTISEGKDEVNLIVSDSTTFGLSSESRPEKAEAMPDVLPENDIQAGENVTDFSLTSAALDTNSKGKDKIRSDQDEVETCEGESKMAVKDAMNVGSSPVSDPHKAEVMPDVLPKNKIYADENVRDCVFTSELGTSLKGKDEIKTDVEGVEITVPSDTGVGANEDNSAISVRDAVKLDPQVAGGAVNLKEKDSAEFPSVLGQDDSPLGSNSVVITNASISDVQVESARVQFSNSSDAQTLLEKEEENTNSNILPTSDDRTEVSPSQGEYEDLERVLSRDLSGLDLSDQNNEVTEENSFTFNPSQLTGKNYASPDVHVIDSLDIMNKELVKSEPVAEEMPIEEHTEVSPDKLTVEGSQMSEEIDLSLNERNESHMVHFSVEQGPVDVENSQQISLESISVPSLNESLGNKSFGAETSETSVISIDNTSHHEIKETEIIGVAVNGMDEGANLEDDLHQTDMLLEANQSSNLSKNEHAGEIDKTTRDLCGEPASNQEKRPVISDYVIDEPTGKSMVIECKDIDPKSETREDVREHEECNRSVGTSSESHQAQDEGLLLKATEDVGKHSSLPCINSEPSAQNDSAVKHDQGGQPGKEISGVSATPVQDQSGNDMVKHISSGIDASVYSSSRCDSLEANWGSVSEVGKSNLINSKAMSEKQPSGKSEMFEAPSFMTLVEPRDAASHKAPASEDQKGKNSSSTLQAGWFTSQTQAMNESQGRNKNEEIIAKVTNWSTPKEHTPLKSLLGEAVHSHSPSSPKLEENLASRKNGKLPQNNGSGLTTVNSILGPESPSAQALINDAAKEWNSPARYPAEMKREKRKAKSRPYWIQLVCCSSVDLQRRQKTAI, from the exons ATGATGGATACTGAAGATCAAAGAAAAACTCACACTCCAG GGCATGAGAGTCATGGAGTTCATCTCTGTCACAAATGTGGATGGCCTTTCCCGAATCCACATCCAAGTGCCAAGCACAGGCGTGCTCACAAGAAGATCTGTGGAACCATTGAAGGTTACAAGCTGTGTTCCTCCGAGGAACAATCTCGCTCAAACGGCTCAGATGATGGACATGGTtctgatgatgataaaaaatccCCAG GTCCAGAGGTCTTGAATATAGGCAACAAGGAGAAGGATGATAGTGGAATTGGAGACAAAATAAATAGATCAGAAGATGAGGTGTTTTCAGATGCAGTTGCAGACTTTTCAGATAGTCAAGGAGTTAAGGAATCTTTGCAGGAAGGTAGTTTGGACTCAAGTACCAGTGTGGAACGGGATGGCAAAGatgatccaaaattttcaggGTCTTCCAAGGACAGTGATTTCAATG ATGCGGTTGAGAGTCAGTTAACTTTTGAGTCAAAGGATGGCTGTCAAAATCAGCACACTAAAATTTTGCAAGGTGAAAGGGTTGAAGAGGAAAACTTACCAGAATTGCAAGATCAATTGTCAGGATCCACTGCGACACCATTATCTGATCCCATTGCAGATTTAGGAGCTGAAGAATCAGCTGTTGTCCATAGTAAAGATATCTTTGGCTTGTCAATTGAATCACATCCCAGCAAACCTGAAGCCGTGCCGGATTTGTTGCCTGAAAATACAGTCAATGCCGGTGAAAATGTGACAGATTGCAATATGAGATCTGCTGTATTGGATACTATTTCGGAAGGAAAGGATGAGGTTAACCTCATAGTTAGTGATTCTACTACCTTTGGTTTGTCATCTGAATCACGTCCTGAAAAAGCTGAAGCCATGCCAGATGTATTGCCTGAAAATGATATCCAAGCTGGAGAAAATGTGACAGATTTCAGTCTGACATCTGCTGCATTGGATACTAATTCGAAAGGGAAGGACAAGATTAGGTCTGATCAGGATGAAGTTGAAACATGTGAAGGGGAGTCTAAAATGGCAGTTAAGGATGCAATGAATGTTGGCTCGTCACCTGTATCAGATCCCCACAAAGCTGAAGTGATGCCAGATGTATTGCCTAAAAATAAGATATATGCTGATGAAAATGTGAGAGATTGCGTTTTTACATCTGAATTGGGGACTAGTTTGAAGGGAAAGGATGAGATCAAAACAGATGTTGAAGGAGTTGAAATTACAGTCCCTTCTGATACTGGTGTTGGTGCAAATGAAGACAACTCTGCAATATCAGTTAGAGATGCAGTTAAATTGGATCCTCAAGTGGCTGGTGGAGCTGTTAATCTGAAGGAAAAAGACAGTGCCGAGTTCCCTTCTGTGCTTGGCCAAGATGATTCCCCACTTGGTTCAAATTCTGTTGTAATAACAAATGCTTCAATAAGTGATGTACAGGTAGAGTCTGCTCGTGTTCAGTTTTCTAATTCTAGTGATGCTCAGACTTTGcttgaaaaggaagaagaaaatactaATTCTAATATCCTTCCTACAAGTGATGATAGAACTGAAGTATCACCATCACAAGGTGAGTATGAAGATCTTGAAAGGGTGCTATCTCGAGATCTTTCAGGCCTAGATTTGTCTGACCAAAACAATGAAGTTACTGAGGAAAATAGTTTTACTTTTAACCCAAGCCAATTGACTGGGAAAAACTATGCCTCTCCAGATGTGCATGTTATTGATAGCTTGGATATCATGAACAAGGAACTGGTCAAAAGTGAGCCTGTGGCTGAAGAAATGCCCATTGAGGAGCACACTGAAGTTTCTCCAGACAAACTTACCGTTGAAGGTTCTCAAATGTCAGAAGAAATTGATTTGTCTTTGAATGAGAGGAATGAGAGCCATATGGTTCACTTTTCTGTAGAGCAAGGACCCGTTGATGTTGAAAATTCGCAGCAGATAAGCTTAGAAAGTATCTCAGTGCCCTCATTAAATGAAAGTCTGGGTAACAAATCCTTCGGTGCTGAGACCAGTGAAACTAGTGTAATCAGCATAGACAACACAAGTCATCATGAGATAAAAGAAACTGAAATAATTGGTGTAGCTGTAAATGGAATGGATGAAGGAGCTAACTTGGAAGATGATCTCCACCAGACTGACATGTTATTGGAAGCCAACCAATCAAGTAACTTATCCAAGAATGAGCATGCTGGTGAAATTGATAAAACTACTCGTGATCTATGTGGGGAACCTGCTAGCAATCAGGAGAAAAGACCGGTTATTTCAGATTATGTAATTGATGAGCCCACAGGAAAGTCAATGGTCATAGAGTGCAAAGATATAGATCCTAAATCAGAAACCCGGGAAGATGTCAGAGAACATGAGGAATGTAATAGATCTGTTGGTACTTCTTCTGAATCACATCAAGCACAGGATGAAGGACTATTACTGAAGGCCACAGAAGATGTTGGGAAGCATTCATCACTGCCTTGTATAAATTCTGAGCCATCTGCTCAGAATGATTCTGCTGTTAAACATGATCAAGGTGGTCAGCCTGGCAAGGAAATTTCTGGTGTTTCTGCGACGCCTGTTCAAGATCAAAGTGGTAATGACATGGTTAAACATATTTCATCTGGAATCGATGCTTCGGTTTACTCCAGTAGCCGGTGTGACAGTTTGGAAGCCAATTGGGGATCTGTTTCAG AAGTGGGGAAATCCAACTTGATCAATTCAAAAGCTATGTCTGAGAAACAGCCATCTGGAAAATCAGAAATGTTTGAAGCACCATCTTTCATGACATTGGTAGAACCTAGGGATGCTGCTAGCCATAAAGCACCTGCATCTgaagaccaaaaggggaagaaTTCGAGTTCCACTTTGCAGGCTGGTTGGTTTACCTCTCAAACTCAGGCCATGAATGAGTCTCAAGGGAGAAACAAGAATGAAGAGATAATAGCAAAGGTGACAAACTGGAGCACCCCTAAGGAGCACACCCCTCTGAAGAGCCTCTTAGGTGAGGCTGTTCACAGCCACAGCCCAAGTTCTCCAAAATTGGAAGAAAACTTGGCAAGCAGAAAGAATGGTAAACTTCCACAAAACAATGGTTCTGGATTGACAACTGTTAACTCCATTCTAGGTCCTGAATCGCCTTCAGCTCAAGCTCTGATAAACGACGCTGCAAAAGAATGGAACTCACCGGCAAGATATCCTGCAGAAATGAAGAGGGAAAAGAGGAAAGCCAAGAGCAGACCATATTGGATACAATTAGTATGTTGCTCATCAGTGGATCTTCAGAGAAGGCAAAAAACTGCCATATGA